From a region of the Cyclopterus lumpus isolate fCycLum1 chromosome 5, fCycLum1.pri, whole genome shotgun sequence genome:
- the mst1 gene encoding hepatocyte growth factor-like protein, producing MKLLLPFILLTVGLSAEGYRSPLNDFQRSEGRELVPTSWNSARVLLLPGLNLEDCATRCSQSLDCRAFNYETRPTVSCKHLPWVGDGSNAEVKRNVNCDLYEKKVYVRQCIVGKGEDYRGKVFTTRSDLTCQQWWSKFPHDHRWTPTATNGLELNYCRNPDGDRIGPWCYTTDPEHRYESCNIPQCKDEVCITCNGEDYRGQVDHTVSGRECQRWDQQYPHQHIYQPEKYPDKSLDDNYCRNPDASPVPWCYTTDTEVERENCEISKCTEVRVEKRQRSSFTTNCFRSRGEDYRGKVNETTSGIPCQRWDAQQPHEHPFYPNTYECKGLEENYCRNPDGSEAPWCFTSVPEMRTALCLQIKRCADDIEAEDCYHENGKNYRGIVRKTRKGITCQKWNVNTPHRTKINPRTHPEANLTENYCRNPDGDQHGPWCYTTDPKTEFDYCAIKQCAGEKVSMTEPVEKVEFSECGKREDRVQRSRMRIVGGIPGNSPWTVSLRDRKGNHFCGGSMVNPRWVISTKQCFSSCYVDLPGYSAMMGTLYRDPQEGEPDVQTIPLTKIVCGPSESQLVMLQLEYPAQFNERISQICLPPERYIVAEGTSCEIAGWGETKGTGDETVLNVAYIPVLSNKECNKYFRGRVRENEMCTSSFQGGVGACERDYGGPLACQNRDCWVLEGVIIPMRRCGHPGQPNIFIRVSVYVDWIKKVMEMA from the exons AGCGTTCAACTACGAGACGCGTCCAACTGTTTCCTGTAAACATCTGCCCTGGGTGGGTGACGGGAGCAACGCAGAGGTGAAGAGGAACGTGAACTGTGACCTTTATGAGAAGAAAG TCTATGTCAGACAGTGCATCGTGGGTAAAGGAGAAGACTACAGAGGGAAAGTTTTCACCACAAGAAGCGATCTCACCTGCCAACAGTGGTGGTCCAAGTTTCCTCATGATCACAG GTGGACTCCCACAGCTACCAACGGTCTGGAGTTGAACTACTGCAGGAATCCAGACGGGGATCGCATTGGTCCCTGGTGCTACACCACCGACCCGGAGCACCGTTATGAAAGCTGCAACATCCCCCAGTGCAAAGATG AGGTATGTATCACATGTAATGGAGAGGACTACCGAGGGCAGGTTGACCACACTGTGAGTGGCAGAGAATGTCAGAGATGGGACCAGCAGTACCCTCACCAACACATCTACCAGCCTGAAAA ATACCCTGATAAGAGTTTAGATGACAACTATTGCCGTAACCCCGACGCCTCCCCGGTGCCCTGGTGTTACACTACAGACactgaggtggagagggagaacTGTGAGATCAGCAAGTGCA CTGAGGTGCGGGTGGAGAAACGCCAGCGCTCCAGCTTCACGACTAACTGTTTCCGCAGCCGCGGGGAGGATTACCGCGGTAAAGTCAACGAGACAACATCAGGTATCCCCTGTCAGCGGTGGGATGCCCAACAACCTCATGAGCATCCCTTCTACCCAAACACATACGAATGCAA GGGTTTGGAGGAGAACTACTGCCGTAACCCAGATGGGTCGGAGGCTCCCTGGTGCTTCACATCTGTGCCAGAGATGAGGACTGCTCTCTGCTTACAGATCAAACGCTGTGCAGATGACATAGAGGCTGAAG ATTGCTATCACGAAAATGGAAAAAACTACAGAGGAATCGTGCGCAAAACTCGTAAGGGGATCACCTGCCAGAAATGGAACGTCAACACACCTCACCGGACCAA GATAAACCCAAGGACGCATCCTGAGGCCAACCTGACAGAGAACTACTGTCGTAACCCAGATGGGGACCAGCACGGACCCTGGTGCTACACCACCGACCCCAAAACTGAGTTTGACTACTGCGCCATCAAACAGTGTG CTGGAGAGAAAGTATCCATGACTGAACCAGTGG AGAAAGTGGAGTTCAGTGAGTGTGGGAAAAGAGAGGACCGCGTCCAGAGGTCGAGGATGCGTATCGTGGGTGGGATTCCTGGGAACTCGCCGTGGACAGTGAGCCTCAGAGACAG GAAAGGAAACCATTTCTGTGGAGGATCCATGGTCAACCCCAGATGGGTGATCAGCACCAAGCAGTGTTTCTCCTCCTG CTACGTCGACCTGCCCGGATACTCGGCCATGATGGGAACACTGTATCGCGATCCTCAAGAAGGAGAGCCTGACGTGCAAACTATCCCTCTGACCAAGATCGTCTGCGGACCCTCAGAGTCTCAGCTGGTCATGCTTCAACTGGAATA CCCGGCTCAGTTTAATGAGCGTATCTCTCAGATCTGCCTCCCTCCTGAGCGCTACATTGTAGCTGAGGGGACGTCTTGTGAGATCGCAGGATGGGGTGAGACTAAAG GGACTGGAGACGAGACTGTCCTTAATGTGGCCTACATACCAGTTCTCAGTAACAAGGAATGCAACAAATACTTTAGAGGTCGTGTTCGAGAGAATGAGATGTGCACCAGCTCTTTCCAGGGCGGGGTGGGCGCCTGTGAG agagACTATGGCGGCCCTCTGGCGTGTCAGAACAGGGACTGCTGGGTACTTGAGGGTGTGATCATCCCCATGAGGCGCTGTGGACACCCGGGGCAGCCCAACATCTTCATCCGTGTCTCTGTCTACGTTGACTGGATCAAGAAGGTCATGGAGATGGCATAG